The proteins below come from a single Mucilaginibacter mali genomic window:
- a CDS encoding peptidase, which translates to MTYCLGIKVKEGLIAIADTRITSGTDTTIKKKVWVKQKDHFSLYIMTSGLRSVRDKAMVYFEEMLEHKEYNKLYKAVNAFGEQVKRVANEDRATLEKAGFKFDLNTVIGGQLKDDEEHKLFLLYPEGNWVELGSGAPFVIIGNSGHGKPILNRVLKEDSSMRLALKVGFLSFDSTRVSSNNVDFPIDVVLYKKDSFDMIEQRYEKKDLEYISDQWAQELSTALQNVGEDWMEKAFHNLSENTV; encoded by the coding sequence ATGACTTATTGCCTGGGTATAAAAGTTAAAGAAGGATTAATAGCCATAGCCGATACACGCATAACATCCGGCACGGATACCACCATAAAAAAGAAGGTTTGGGTAAAGCAAAAGGATCACTTTTCGCTTTATATCATGACCAGCGGCCTGCGCTCGGTGCGTGATAAGGCCATGGTGTATTTTGAGGAAATGCTGGAGCATAAAGAATACAACAAGCTTTACAAAGCCGTTAACGCCTTTGGCGAACAGGTGAAGCGTGTTGCTAATGAAGACCGGGCAACCTTAGAAAAAGCCGGGTTTAAATTTGATTTAAACACGGTAATAGGCGGGCAGTTAAAGGACGACGAGGAGCATAAGCTCTTCCTGCTTTATCCCGAAGGTAACTGGGTTGAACTGGGCAGCGGCGCGCCGTTTGTTATCATCGGTAACTCGGGGCATGGCAAACCGATATTGAACCGGGTGCTGAAGGAGGATTCATCTATGCGGTTAGCACTGAAGGTGGGCTTCTTGTCGTTTGACAGCACCAGGGTAAGTTCCAACAATGTGGACTTCCCGATAGATGTGGTTTTGTATAAAAAAGATTCGTTCGATATGATCGAACAACGTTACGAGAAAAAAGATCTGGAATATATATCCGACCAATGGGCGCAGGAATTAAGCACCGCGCTGCAAAACGTTGGCGAAGACTGGATGGAGAAGGCTTTTCACAATTTATCTGAAAATACTGTATGA
- a CDS encoding transglutaminase-like domain-containing protein has translation MKLNVSAQLDYNISSASTLILNIQALRTQEQKILHEEFIVSESDVKIDELTSVGGENRMMRLAVPKACKLRVNYKATVDTSYQINNYRKLTEEPISKLDPEILPYLNPSRYCQSDKLYRLAAHMFGDIDSPFAQVIALTNWINTNILYLSGSTNSQTSAFDTVTEQAGVCRDFAHLGIALCRALTIPARYFTGYAYKLKPADFHACFEAYLGDNWVLFDATGLAPLNGMVKIATGRDAADAPVSSLFGNVRGTGRLISCELAEDDFKPYYYFGNKFEGLSYL, from the coding sequence ATGAAATTAAATGTATCGGCACAGCTTGACTATAACATATCCTCGGCAAGTACGCTGATATTGAACATACAGGCCCTGCGTACGCAGGAACAAAAGATTTTGCACGAAGAATTTATCGTAAGCGAAAGCGATGTTAAAATAGATGAACTTACATCTGTAGGTGGCGAAAACCGCATGATGCGCCTGGCCGTGCCTAAGGCTTGCAAATTGCGTGTAAATTATAAGGCTACTGTTGATACCTCGTACCAAATAAACAACTACAGGAAGCTAACCGAAGAGCCGATCTCTAAGCTCGATCCGGAAATATTGCCTTATCTCAACCCCAGTCGTTATTGCCAGTCGGATAAGTTGTACCGTTTGGCTGCGCATATGTTTGGTGATATCGATAGTCCCTTCGCACAGGTGATCGCACTGACCAACTGGATAAATACCAATATCCTGTATCTGAGCGGATCGACCAACTCTCAAACATCGGCCTTTGATACCGTTACCGAACAGGCCGGCGTTTGCCGCGACTTCGCCCATTTGGGCATTGCCCTTTGCCGGGCGCTAACCATTCCGGCCCGGTACTTTACCGGCTATGCCTATAAGCTAAAACCGGCCGATTTTCATGCTTGCTTCGAAGCTTACCTTGGCGACAATTGGGTGCTGTTTGATGCCACCGGCCTTGCCCCGCTAAACGGCATGGTAAAAATAGCCACCGGTCGCGATGCTGCGGATGCCCCCGTATCCAGTCTCTTTGGCAATGTGCGAGGCACGGGCAGGCTGATTAGCTGCGAACTTGCAGAGGACGATTTTAAGCCGTACTACTATTTCGGAAACAAGTTTGAGGGGTTGAGTTATTTGTAG
- a CDS encoding helix-turn-helix domain-containing protein yields the protein MSRLLAIRQKLNLTQEELFEKSGVSVRTIQRIEAGTNPKGYTLKALAKGLGISEDELTGKQEAISAKDTKWLKLINLSAFPFMFAPPLNIVVPLLIMFAKKQFNPLTRKIVTIQIVWTLIAVVLVLSVMMLNDWFAIRSKYMMLIPIVWVLVNTFIILINAVTIDRNKVLRIDIGFSII from the coding sequence ATGTCGAGATTATTGGCCATCCGGCAAAAACTTAATCTAACCCAGGAAGAGCTGTTTGAAAAATCAGGCGTTTCGGTGCGCACTATTCAGCGCATCGAAGCGGGCACTAATCCGAAGGGATACACCTTAAAGGCGCTGGCCAAAGGATTAGGTATAAGCGAAGATGAACTGACCGGGAAGCAGGAGGCGATCTCAGCAAAAGATACCAAGTGGTTAAAACTGATCAACCTTTCGGCCTTCCCCTTCATGTTCGCTCCACCTTTAAATATCGTAGTGCCGCTGCTTATTATGTTTGCGAAGAAACAGTTTAACCCGCTTACACGGAAAATTGTTACCATACAAATTGTATGGACGCTGATCGCCGTAGTATTGGTTTTAAGTGTTATGATGTTGAACGACTGGTTTGCCATCAGGAGCAAGTATATGATGCTGATCCCTATTGTATGGGTACTGGTAAACACTTTTATTATACTGATAAACGCGGTGACAATAGACCGGAACAAAGTGCTACGCATTGACATCGGTTTCAGCATTATATAA
- a CDS encoding retropepsin-like aspartic protease produces the protein MAYTKITSRCASILLLCLALGIPALAQKKIPVIRSTTRHSTIYDGMIKMPWDLDPKVKTDVYYVNVPRRPGKVTLATDQGQVSFKTKFGNDYDLIVLINDKDSCHVRISAKDDPATRALSPGGSFPDTISFTLKGSRIYLPGILNGKDTVSIQFDTGANAACVSKASSERLKLVFGGKTILSNSQGVNEVRKSVNNKLTVGRLHFNSMSFVETGNMQPGEDLIIGYNLLRHKIIEIDYDKHLFIVHDKLPVNAKSFVKQPLVNRLSLKTNIVQNGKKYIFWVGMDTGRDGTMLIGQEFTEQPGVWENLKELTMINGRKIIRLDATIAGVTFKDIVTNAADPTKPAARRTGTYFGNVILNHFNWIIDNVNGCIYLKPNSRINEPYSNYSSYESEMKKLNQ, from the coding sequence ATGGCTTACACAAAAATCACGTCAAGGTGCGCATCTATATTGTTACTATGCCTCGCCCTGGGCATACCTGCTTTAGCACAAAAGAAAATCCCTGTAATAAGATCTACCACCAGGCATTCCACTATTTACGATGGAATGATAAAAATGCCATGGGATCTGGACCCTAAAGTTAAGACCGATGTTTATTATGTAAACGTACCGCGCCGGCCAGGCAAAGTAACCCTGGCAACCGATCAGGGCCAGGTTAGCTTTAAAACAAAGTTTGGAAATGATTACGACCTGATCGTGCTGATTAATGATAAAGACAGCTGCCATGTCCGCATCAGCGCTAAGGATGACCCGGCAACGCGGGCGTTAAGCCCGGGCGGCTCCTTCCCTGATACCATATCATTTACATTAAAAGGATCGAGGATCTATTTGCCGGGGATACTTAACGGGAAGGATACCGTGAGTATTCAGTTTGATACCGGCGCCAATGCCGCCTGTGTCAGCAAGGCATCGTCCGAAAGGTTGAAACTTGTTTTTGGGGGTAAAACCATCCTGAGTAATTCGCAGGGTGTTAACGAGGTGCGTAAAAGCGTGAATAATAAACTTACTGTGGGCCGTCTCCATTTCAACAGCATGTCGTTTGTAGAAACCGGTAATATGCAGCCCGGTGAAGACCTGATTATCGGCTACAATCTTTTACGCCATAAGATCATTGAAATTGATTACGATAAACACCTGTTTATTGTGCACGATAAGCTACCTGTCAATGCCAAAAGCTTCGTAAAGCAACCACTGGTTAACCGGCTGAGCCTTAAAACAAATATTGTACAAAACGGCAAAAAATATATCTTTTGGGTGGGCATGGATACCGGGCGCGACGGCACCATGCTGATCGGCCAGGAATTTACAGAACAACCCGGCGTTTGGGAAAATCTGAAAGAATTGACCATGATAAACGGACGCAAAATCATCAGGCTTGACGCAACCATTGCCGGCGTAACCTTTAAAGACATTGTAACCAACGCCGCCGACCCCACAAAACCCGCGGCCCGAAGAACCGGAACTTATTTTGGTAATGTGATCCTTAACCATTTCAATTGGATCATTGATAACGTTAATGGCTGCATTTATTTAAAACCCAATAGTCGTATTAATGAGCCTTATTCTAATTATAGTAGTTATGAGAGTGAGATGAAGAAGTTGAATCAGTAG
- a CDS encoding SMI1/KNR4 family protein — MEIFKDFDFSNFWDDSEYALQEYIEEKPTDQLIKSIEDELGYKLPASYIELMKLHNGGIPKNDCYPTSEPTTWAENHIAITGIMSIGRNKSYSLCGSLGSQFMIDKWGYPNTGIFICDCPSAGHDMVMLDYSNCGKNGEPEVVHIDQESGYKKTFLAKNFESFICGLVTSDVYS, encoded by the coding sequence ATGGAAATATTTAAAGACTTCGATTTTTCAAACTTTTGGGATGACAGCGAATATGCGCTTCAAGAGTATATCGAAGAAAAGCCGACAGATCAGTTAATTAAATCAATTGAAGATGAACTTGGTTATAAACTACCGGCTTCATATATTGAGTTAATGAAGTTGCATAATGGGGGAATTCCTAAAAATGATTGTTACCCAACATCAGAACCTACTACCTGGGCAGAAAACCATATCGCAATTACTGGGATCATGAGTATAGGAAGAAATAAAAGTTATTCTCTATGTGGAAGTTTAGGTAGTCAGTTTATGATTGACAAGTGGGGCTACCCAAACACAGGTATTTTTATTTGCGATTGCCCTTCGGCAGGACACGATATGGTAATGCTTGATTATTCAAATTGCGGTAAGAATGGCGAACCTGAAGTTGTTCACATTGACCAGGAATCTGGTTACAAAAAGACCTTTTTAGCTAAGAATTTCGAAAGTTTTATATGCGGTCTTGTTACTTCCGATGTGTATTCATAA
- a CDS encoding ATP-binding protein — translation MRFTWPFCLLLFLLPCLFLGGCTGDFSQPPVAKKGVLDLRHQSFEKKIALNGEWEFYWQQFIEPNDSAKHKGTLVKFPFKWNGYNLNGEELPAFGYATYKLTVLIPKDSVRLRISVPDMYCAYRFFINGDPVAENGQISTSAKGFEPHWAYGGANLRRGVDTLHLVLQVANFVHSKGGVSKPLFIAKRDIIELDRRRAEAIDLLLTGCLLMGGFFFLGLYLLGSRDKAILLFSLYSIVYSYRIIGTDNYVLHSLLPSIHWYIAARLEYVSLFLGLGLFGLYTRYIYPLDANKAAVYIINLLCFAFTIASLCLTPYYFTQLVNPFLVVMLFCLVYIPFVYARAYRNKRPGAIYSLMSAVALMSVFGISLFHYWALIPPLQLLSFIGYLMFFFLQSLILSHRVSFVLKKARRDAEQGLIAKSEFLSTMSHEIRTPLNSVIGMGHLLLKNNPRPDQVEHLDVMLFSANNLLAIVNDVLDYNKIEAGKITFEHIEMDVAAIARNVVAALKASAQDKGIGLRIKIDEGLTHKVMGDPTRLSQVMTNLVHNAIKFTHIGYVQVVVSVNGETDQTITLNIQVKDTGIGIPVEKQQLIFERFTQADSSTSRGFGGTGLGLAITKRILELQNAQLNLHSEEGKGSTFYFIQTFDKSAANAEQMQKDNLPAETQQPLTGIAILLVEDNPMNVLVAQTYLKRWGATIDVATNGQEALEKLDVTRHRLVLMDLHMPVMDGYESAKKMRASNVAVPIIALTANLPKEVEEQTIQAGIDDVMVKPFLPDELYRMVLHYVFRRG, via the coding sequence ATGAGGTTTACCTGGCCTTTTTGTTTGCTGCTGTTTTTACTGCCATGCCTGTTTTTGGGCGGGTGCACCGGAGATTTTTCGCAGCCGCCGGTAGCCAAAAAAGGAGTATTGGACCTGCGCCACCAATCATTTGAAAAGAAGATCGCCCTGAACGGCGAATGGGAATTTTACTGGCAGCAATTTATCGAACCCAATGATTCGGCAAAACATAAAGGCACCCTTGTAAAATTTCCCTTTAAATGGAACGGGTATAACCTTAACGGAGAGGAACTTCCCGCTTTCGGCTATGCCACCTATAAACTAACCGTATTGATACCGAAAGACAGTGTGCGCCTGCGCATTTCGGTACCTGATATGTATTGCGCTTACCGCTTTTTTATTAACGGCGATCCGGTGGCCGAGAATGGGCAGATCAGTACTTCGGCAAAAGGTTTTGAACCGCATTGGGCTTACGGCGGTGCCAACCTGCGCCGCGGGGTAGATACCTTGCACCTGGTATTGCAGGTAGCTAATTTTGTGCACAGCAAGGGCGGCGTAAGCAAACCCTTGTTTATTGCCAAACGCGATATTATTGAACTTGACCGCCGCCGTGCCGAAGCCATCGACCTGCTGCTGACCGGTTGCTTGCTGATGGGCGGCTTTTTCTTTTTGGGGCTGTACCTGCTGGGCAGTCGCGATAAGGCTATATTGCTGTTCTCGTTATATTCCATTGTTTACAGTTACCGCATTATCGGCACCGATAATTATGTGCTGCACAGCCTGCTGCCCAGTATACACTGGTACATAGCCGCCCGGCTGGAGTATGTGAGTTTGTTCCTTGGCCTGGGGCTGTTTGGCCTGTATACGCGCTATATTTACCCGCTTGATGCTAACAAGGCCGCGGTATATATCATCAATCTGCTTTGCTTCGCGTTTACCATTGCCTCTTTATGCCTTACGCCGTATTATTTTACCCAGCTGGTGAACCCCTTTTTGGTGGTGATGCTGTTTTGCCTGGTCTACATTCCGTTTGTATACGCGCGCGCTTACCGCAATAAACGCCCGGGGGCTATCTATTCGCTGATGAGCGCTGTGGCGCTGATGTCCGTTTTCGGCATATCGCTGTTTCATTACTGGGCGCTGATACCGCCTTTACAATTGCTGAGCTTTATCGGGTATTTGATGTTTTTCTTTCTGCAATCGCTTATCCTGTCGCACCGGGTATCGTTTGTATTAAAGAAGGCCCGTCGCGATGCCGAGCAGGGCCTGATAGCCAAAAGCGAGTTTTTGAGTACGATGAGTCATGAGATCCGTACGCCGCTTAACTCGGTGATAGGAATGGGGCACCTGCTGTTAAAGAATAACCCGCGCCCCGACCAGGTGGAGCATCTGGACGTAATGCTGTTCAGTGCCAACAACCTGCTGGCTATTGTGAACGATGTATTGGATTATAATAAGATAGAAGCCGGTAAGATCACCTTCGAACATATTGAGATGGATGTGGCCGCTATTGCCCGCAATGTGGTGGCCGCTTTAAAAGCTTCGGCGCAGGACAAGGGGATAGGGCTACGGATAAAAATTGATGAGGGGTTGACGCATAAGGTAATGGGCGACCCGACCCGCCTCTCGCAGGTGATGACCAATTTGGTGCATAATGCCATTAAGTTTACCCATATCGGTTATGTGCAGGTGGTTGTAAGCGTGAACGGGGAAACCGACCAAACCATCACGCTTAACATACAGGTGAAAGATACCGGCATTGGCATCCCGGTTGAAAAACAACAACTGATATTCGAACGTTTTACCCAGGCCGATTCGTCAACCTCGCGCGGCTTTGGGGGTACGGGTTTGGGATTGGCCATTACTAAGCGTATATTGGAACTCCAAAACGCGCAGCTGAATTTACATAGCGAGGAGGGCAAGGGCTCTACCTTCTATTTTATACAAACATTTGATAAAAGCGCGGCCAATGCCGAACAAATGCAGAAAGATAACTTACCGGCCGAAACGCAGCAACCCTTAACCGGTATTGCTATTTTGCTGGTGGAAGACAACCCCATGAACGTACTTGTGGCCCAAACCTACCTGAAGCGCTGGGGGGCCACTATTGATGTGGCCACAAACGGGCAGGAAGCCCTGGAGAAACTTGACGTTACCCGCCACCGCCTGGTGCTGATGGACCTGCACATGCCCGTGATGGACGGTTACGAATCGGCCAAAAAAATGCGCGCCAGCAATGTGGCTGTACCTATTATAGCCCTAACCGCCAACTTACCCAAGGAGGTAGAGGAGCAAACCATACAAGCGGGTATTGATGATGTAATGGTGAAGCCATTCCTGCCGGATGAGTTGTATCGGATGGTGTTGCATTATGTGTTTAGGAGGGGGTAG
- a CDS encoding GH39 family glycosyl hydrolase, giving the protein MKKLYQAAFFVACIIGIHSFAFAQQNPQTATNINVDINRSVGDMKPIWAWFGHDEPNYTYMKDGRKLLTELSALSPVPVYMRTHNLMTSGDGTPALKWGSTNIYTEDARGNPVYNFRIVDSIFDTYIKRGMKPLAQLGFMPEALSTHPEPYQHHWKPGVEYKAIETGWAYPPKDYKKWGELVYQWVKHCVARYGAKEVASWYWEVWNEPDGAYWKGTVPEFYKLYDYAADGVKRALPEAKIGGCNVTGGGMRFLTGFLNHCLKDTNYVTGKIGSPLDAVLFHAKGSPKITNGQVRMGILNQLRNMNNMFKLIASYPQLKGLPVIIGESDPEGCAACGMATNPENAYRNGTLYSSYTAASFARAYQLADQYNINLIGAVSWSFEFEDQPWFAGFRDLATNGVDKPVLNVFRMFGMMKGKRLSVQSDAMYALQPILDSGIRKQPDVGALASATDKTAAVMMWNYHDDDNARTPRPVSLQLANLPAKTVTLTRYVIDWTHSNSYEVWKKMGSPQNPTPAQIAQLEKAGMLQSLSKGQKVNTINGNLNVKTTLQAQGVELVKVDW; this is encoded by the coding sequence ATGAAGAAACTGTACCAGGCAGCCTTTTTCGTAGCGTGTATTATTGGCATTCATTCATTTGCATTCGCGCAGCAAAATCCACAAACGGCAACCAATATCAATGTCGATATTAATAGATCCGTTGGCGATATGAAGCCCATCTGGGCCTGGTTCGGGCATGACGAGCCTAATTACACCTACATGAAAGATGGCCGCAAGCTGCTCACTGAACTATCGGCGCTTAGCCCGGTACCGGTTTACATGCGCACGCACAACCTGATGACCAGCGGCGATGGCACCCCCGCCCTAAAATGGGGATCGACCAATATTTATACCGAAGATGCCAGGGGCAACCCGGTTTATAACTTCCGCATCGTAGACAGTATTTTTGATACCTATATTAAACGCGGAATGAAACCGCTGGCGCAATTGGGCTTTATGCCCGAGGCGCTCTCCACCCATCCCGAACCTTACCAGCACCACTGGAAACCGGGTGTGGAATATAAAGCGATAGAAACCGGCTGGGCTTATCCCCCAAAAGATTATAAAAAATGGGGCGAACTGGTTTACCAGTGGGTAAAGCATTGCGTAGCCCGTTATGGCGCCAAAGAGGTGGCCTCCTGGTATTGGGAAGTTTGGAACGAACCCGATGGCGCTTACTGGAAAGGTACTGTCCCCGAATTTTATAAACTGTACGATTACGCTGCCGATGGTGTAAAACGCGCGCTGCCCGAAGCTAAAATTGGCGGTTGTAACGTTACCGGTGGTGGCATGCGGTTCCTGACCGGCTTCCTAAACCATTGTTTAAAAGATACCAATTATGTAACCGGTAAGATCGGCTCCCCGCTGGATGCAGTGCTGTTTCATGCTAAGGGATCACCCAAAATAACTAACGGGCAGGTGCGTATGGGTATCCTGAACCAACTGCGCAACATGAACAACATGTTCAAACTGATCGCATCCTATCCGCAACTTAAAGGCTTGCCGGTTATCATCGGCGAATCGGACCCGGAAGGCTGTGCGGCCTGTGGTATGGCTACCAATCCGGAAAATGCCTACCGTAATGGCACACTTTATTCAAGCTATACAGCTGCTTCATTTGCAAGGGCTTATCAACTTGCCGATCAGTACAATATCAATCTCATCGGCGCGGTGAGCTGGTCGTTCGAGTTCGAGGATCAGCCCTGGTTTGCCGGCTTCCGCGACCTGGCTACCAATGGTGTGGATAAGCCGGTACTGAATGTATTCCGCATGTTTGGAATGATGAAGGGCAAGCGCCTCAGTGTTCAAAGCGATGCGATGTATGCTTTGCAACCCATATTGGATTCGGGCATACGCAAACAGCCCGATGTTGGCGCACTGGCATCAGCAACCGATAAAACCGCGGCGGTAATGATGTGGAACTATCATGATGATGACAATGCACGCACCCCTCGCCCGGTATCGCTGCAATTAGCAAACCTCCCTGCAAAAACGGTTACATTAACGCGCTATGTGATCGACTGGACACACAGCAATTCGTACGAGGTATGGAAAAAGATGGGATCGCCGCAAAACCCAACTCCGGCACAGATAGCGCAACTGGAAAAAGCAGGAATGCTGCAAAGTTTGAGTAAAGGGCAAAAAGTGAACACCATCAACGGAAACCTTAACGTAAAAACCACATTGCAGGCGCAGGGGGTTGAGTTGGTGAAGGTGGATTGGTAA
- a CDS encoding glycosyl hydrolase: MKKLNILLLSALAFGTLKTLAQNPQWQKVTLPTYADMASHLKSFPVAYSQTLTWGQTGPISRESIIKDLDDMKSRGIRCVTIEAGYKMNDPYLSDGWFKTVQTIVEELKKRDMRLWIIDEGKYPSGFAGGKFSQEKPELRMQGLVVAKRISLKQDETANQTLDPSIVSAVAVNNETKSNEMIDVSNHQLNWTAKQGDWQIMLVQHRFKTSVTRAANNPTGGKDTVNSLCDYLNPAATRQFLEFTHVQYKKYIGNEFGKTVLGFRGDEPEYNFTPWTPGLDDIFRNKKGYDIKPYIGTFFTQNATREQKLAKADFWDVWSDLYRDNFFKIQADWCAQNGLEYMVHIDHEDMLMDLARTEGDFFKDMRYVQIPGVDAIWHQIWYDNVADFPKLASSAAHLYGHPRALSESFAAYTPKPTVDDARWVVNEQLVRGINLFEFMFWSSSAGGRGGASGYMAETGFPALEEYSNRASYLLSNGIPAAQVGLYCPTESMWLGNKDANTSLLAISKQLLEHQIDFDYVDNQSLESVFKAGKGTFTNLSGQTYKVIIVPTISILTAPALARLKAFAQSGGKVIYTGKVPFIVTDKTYRDAKVQDNINWAVNSELTDDIIKKQIPADVTLDKAAPAVKYLHRKWKDAEMYFFFNEGDQSQSLKAAVAGTGKTELWDAGTGTVSAITGTVAKNGQTTLPLELGAHQTKFIIVHASK; encoded by the coding sequence ATGAAAAAATTAAACATACTCCTCCTCTCGGCCCTTGCATTTGGCACCTTAAAAACATTGGCACAAAACCCGCAGTGGCAAAAGGTAACACTACCCACTTATGCGGATATGGCCTCGCACCTGAAATCGTTCCCGGTGGCTTATTCGCAAACTTTAACCTGGGGACAAACAGGACCGATTAGCAGGGAAAGCATCATTAAGGATCTGGACGATATGAAAAGCCGCGGCATCCGTTGCGTAACTATCGAGGCCGGTTATAAAATGAATGATCCCTACCTATCGGATGGCTGGTTTAAAACCGTGCAGACCATAGTTGAAGAGTTGAAGAAGCGCGACATGCGCCTTTGGATCATCGACGAAGGTAAATATCCCAGCGGTTTCGCGGGCGGCAAATTCAGTCAGGAAAAGCCTGAATTGCGGATGCAGGGTTTGGTGGTTGCTAAGCGAATCTCCTTAAAACAAGACGAAACGGCAAATCAAACCTTAGATCCTTCCATCGTTAGCGCAGTAGCGGTCAATAACGAGACTAAGTCAAACGAAATGATTGACGTCAGCAATCATCAGTTGAACTGGACCGCTAAACAAGGCGACTGGCAAATCATGTTGGTACAGCACCGCTTTAAAACATCGGTTACCCGGGCTGCAAACAACCCTACGGGAGGCAAGGATACGGTCAATTCACTTTGCGATTATCTGAACCCCGCGGCTACCCGGCAGTTTTTGGAGTTTACGCATGTACAATACAAAAAGTACATTGGCAACGAGTTTGGCAAAACCGTTTTAGGTTTCCGTGGCGATGAACCAGAATACAACTTCACCCCATGGACACCGGGTTTAGATGATATTTTTAGAAATAAAAAGGGTTACGATATTAAACCATACATCGGGACGTTTTTCACACAAAACGCCACCAGGGAGCAAAAACTGGCCAAGGCCGATTTTTGGGATGTATGGAGCGACCTGTACCGCGATAATTTCTTTAAGATCCAAGCCGACTGGTGCGCGCAAAACGGATTGGAATATATGGTCCACATCGATCATGAAGATATGCTGATGGACCTGGCCCGCACCGAAGGCGACTTTTTTAAGGATATGCGCTACGTGCAAATACCCGGCGTTGACGCAATATGGCACCAGATCTGGTACGATAACGTAGCCGATTTCCCTAAACTGGCATCATCCGCTGCACACTTGTACGGCCATCCAAGGGCGCTTAGTGAAAGTTTTGCCGCTTATACGCCCAAGCCAACTGTCGACGATGCCCGCTGGGTAGTGAACGAGCAACTGGTGCGGGGTATCAATCTGTTCGAGTTTATGTTTTGGTCGTCATCAGCCGGTGGTCGTGGCGGTGCATCGGGTTATATGGCCGAAACAGGTTTCCCCGCTTTGGAGGAATATTCGAACCGTGCATCCTATCTCCTGTCAAACGGTATCCCGGCGGCACAGGTTGGGCTCTACTGCCCTACCGAAAGCATGTGGCTTGGCAATAAGGATGCCAACACAAGTCTTTTGGCTATCAGCAAGCAACTGTTGGAACACCAAATTGATTTTGATTATGTAGATAACCAGTCGCTGGAAAGTGTTTTTAAAGCCGGCAAGGGCACCTTTACCAATCTGAGCGGCCAAACTTATAAAGTAATTATTGTGCCAACTATCAGTATTCTCACTGCTCCGGCTCTTGCCAGGTTAAAGGCGTTCGCTCAATCAGGCGGCAAGGTGATCTACACCGGCAAAGTACCATTTATAGTAACCGATAAAACATACCGCGATGCCAAAGTACAGGATAATATCAATTGGGCCGTAAATAGCGAACTGACCGATGATATCATTAAAAAACAGATCCCCGCAGATGTTACGCTTGATAAGGCTGCACCTGCTGTAAAATACCTGCACCGCAAATGGAAAGACGCCGAAATGTACTTCTTTTTTAATGAGGGCGATCAATCGCAGAGTTTAAAAGCCGCTGTAGCCGGCACGGGCAAAACTGAATTATGGGATGCTGGCACTGGCACTGTATCAGCCATCACAGGGACCGTTGCGAAAAACGGGCAGACCACTTTACCGCTTGAGTTAGGCGCGCATCAAACCAAATTTATAATTGTACACGCATCAAAATAA